Part of the Streptomyces sp. HSG2 genome, CGTCTGCGAGGGATCTCGCCGCCCGGACGCACCGGGCGAGCGCGCGCCGCGCGTACTCGGGGGACGCGCCCGCGAGTCCGCACGCCGGCGTGATGGTGACCGCCTCCGAGAGAAGCCCCGGAGACAGCCCCAGCCTGCGCCAAAGCGTCCTGACGCCCATGACGCTACCGGCAGGGTCCGACAACGGGCCGTCCGTCGCGGGCACGACACCGGCGTAGAGTCGGGTGCCGCCCTCGACGGCCTCGCCGATCGCCTCGTCGTCACGCTCGGTGAGCAGGGAGAAGTCGAAGGAGATTCCCGCGGCGCCGGCGCGCCGCAGCAGGCCGAAGGGGACTTCCGGGGCGCAGGAATGCACCAGGGTGGTGCCTTCGCACGCCCCGAGGACGTCTCGGAGCACCGCCTCGGCCTCCTGCCGGTCGACGGCGCGGTGGGTGCGGTAGCCGCTCGCGGTGCGCACCCTCCCCCGCAGAACGGGGGCGAGGGACGGCTCGTCGAGTTGGAGCACCACCTGCGCGCCGGGCACCCGAGAACCGACCTCGTCGAGATGGAGTCGCAGCCCCTCCGCGAGGGACGCCGCGAGGTCCCGGCGGGCGCCTGCATCGGAGAGCACCGCCTCCCCGTTCCTGAGTTCCAGCGAGGCGGCCAGCGTCCACGGCCCTACCGCCTGCACCTTGAGCGGCCCCCGGTATCCCCGGCCGAACTCCTCCAGGGCGTCGAGGTCCTCGCCGAGCCAGGAACGCGCCCGCCGGGTGTCCCTGCCCGGGTGGTCGCCGAGCCGCCAACCACTGGGTTCCAGACGGGCGTACAACTCGACGAGCAGGCCTGCGCTCCGCCCGATCATGTCGGCGCCGGGGCCCCGGGCGGGCAGTTCCGGCAGGAACGGAAAGTCCTCGAAGGCGCCGATGGCGGTCCTCGCGGCCTCCCGGGCGTCGCTCCCCGGCAGGGAGCCGACGCCGGTGGCGGGACCCGGGCGGATGTCGTCGTTCACGGAGGAAGCGTACGCAAGGGCCGCGAGCGGTTTCTCGCCGCGGTCGGGGCCGCGGGCCCTCCGACGGCGCCCGTCACGGCTCACCTGCCCGTGCGGACCGTGAGGTCGTTGATCTCGGCGTCCCTGGGGAGGTCCAGCGCGGTCAGTACGGTGGTGGCGACCGACTCGGGATCGATCCAGTTCTCCGGCCGGTATTCCTTGCCTTCGTACCGGTGCACCTCGACCTGCATGGGTGTGGCGGTCCGCCCCGGGTAGACGGAGGTCACCCTGACCCCGGCCGAGTGCTCCTCCAGACGCAGCGAGTCCGCCAGGGCCTTCAGGCCGTGCTTGGAGGCCGCGTAGGCGGCCCAGCCGGCGTTCGCCCGCAGTCCGGAACCGGAGTTGAGGAAGACCACGTGTCCTCGGGCGGCCCGGATCTGAGGCAGCAGGAGCCTGGTCAGTTCGGCGGGGGACGCCAGGTTGATGTCGAACTGACGGCGCCACGCCTTCGGCGTCAGCTCGCCGACGTGGCCGAGTTCGACGACGCCCGCGATGTGGAGCAGCGAGTCGACCCGGTCCGGCGGCGTCTGATGGGAGAGTGCCCAGGAGAGCCTGTCCGGCTCGGCCAGGTCTCCCACGAGGGTGCTCGCACCGGGGAAGGCCGCGGCCAGTTCCCTGGCGCGACCGGCGTCGCGGGCGTGCAGCACGAGGTCGTCGCCGCGGGCGTGGAGGCGGCGGGCGACGGCCGCGCCGATGCCGGAACCCGCTCCGGTGATCACATGGGTAGCCATGCGGACATGCTCGCATCGAGTGGGCGGAGGACACACCCGGGCCCGCGGATCTCCCACGCGGCGAGGCTCGGGACCTCGGGGTGGGGCCCTCCCCGCCAGGGCGGGCCCCGCGCAGGCGCGAGATGTCAGACGGCCGGCGCCGCATCCCCCGCTCGCGTGGTCGCGGCGATCGTCGCCGAGCCCACCACACGGGTCCCCGCGTACAGCACGATCGCCTGACCGGGTGCGACGCCCCGGACCGGCTGGGCGAAGGACACCTCCAGACCGTCGCCGACCGGCTCGGCGGTCACCTCCGTCTCTCCCCCGTGGGCGCGCAACTGGGCCGTGTACTCGTCCCGTCCGGTCGGAGCGAGACCGCACCAACGGGGCTTGATCGCGCGCAGCGAGACGACGTCGAGGGCCTCGGCGGGGCCGACCGTGACGGTGTTGTCCACAGGGGAGATGTCCAGCACGTATCGGGGCTTGCCGTCCGCGGCGGGCGTGCCGATCCTCAGCCCCTTGCGCTGGCCGATCGTGAAGCCGTGGGCGCCCTCGTGAGTACCGAGGCGATTGCCCGACTCGTCCAGGATGTCGCCCTCGGAGCGGCCCAGCCGGGCGGCCAGGAAGCCCTGGGTGTCGCCGTCGGCGATGAAGCAGATGTCGTGCGAGTCGGGCTTCTTGGCGACCGCCAGCCCGCGCCGCTCGGCCTCCTCGCGGATCTCGTCCTTGGTGGTGGTGGTGTCGCCGAGCGGGAACATCGCGTGCGCCAGCTGACGGTCGTCGAGGACGCCCAGGACATAGCTCTGGTCCTTGGCCGCGTCGGAGGCGCGGTGCAACTCGCGGGCGCCGTCCGCGCGGGTGACCACCCGCGCGTAGTGGCCGGTGCAGACCGCGTCGAAGCCCAGAGCCAGGGCCTTGTCCAGCAGCGCCGCGAACTTGATCTTCTCGTTGCAGCGCAGACAGGGGTTGGGGGTGCGGCCCGCCCGGTACTCGGCGACGAAGTCCTCGACGACGTCCTCGCGGAACCGGTCGGCGAGGTCCCAGACGTAGAACGGGATGCCGATCACATCCGCGGCCCGACGGGCGTCGCGTGAGTCCTCGATCGTGCAACAGCCTCGGGCGCCGGTGCGGAAGGACTGGGGGTTCGCGGAGAGCGCGAGGTGGACGCCGGTGACCTCGTGCCCCGCCTCCGCCGCGCGGGCGGCGGCGACGGCCGAGTCCACCCCGCCGGACATGGCGGCGAGGACGCGGAGGGGGCGGGGGCGCTGCGGTGAGTCAGTCATAGCCACTCCAGGGTACGGGCTCGGGAACCGGGCCCCGGGGACGGGCGTTACCCGTGGCATGAGCGCGAGCAGTCGACCCCCGCGCGGGTCGGGTCGAGAGGCGGACGGAACGGCCGGTGGCACGGGACGCGTCGGTCGGCGGGCACTGATCGTGGGAGGTGCGGCGGCTGCCGCCGGGGCGGTGGCACTGACCCACGACGGGTGGAGTCGACTGTGGTGGCGGGTGCCCGGCGTGGCGCGGCCGCGGACGCCGGGCGAGGTGGACCACGTCGGGGCGCGATGGATCGCGGCGTCGGAGGCCAACTGGCGGCGCGCGGACCGACCCGACGACTACGGGATCGACCGAGTGGTCGTCCATGTCACCCAGGGCAGCCTCGCGAGCGCCGTCAGCGCCTTCCGAAACCCGGGGCACCGCGCCGCCGCACACTACATCGTCGGCCAGGACGGACGGGTCACGCAGATGATCCGGGAACTGGACGTGGCCTACCACGCGGGCGACCGCGACTACAACGAACACAGCGTGGGAATCGAACACGAGGGGTTCGTGGACCGCCCGGAGGACCTCACCGACGCGATGTACGAGGCGTCGGCCCGGCTGACGGCGGGGATCTGCGCCCGGTACGGCATACCGACGGACCGTGACCACCTCGTCGGCCACGTGGAGGTGCCGGGCACCGACCACACCGACCCGGGGCCGCACTGGGACTGGGACCGCTATCTCGCCCTGGTGCGCCGAGCGCGGACCGCCCCCTCACCGCGCCCGTCCCCCTCGGGGAGCCCCGTCTGAGGGGGACGGAGGCGGCGGACCGACGCGCGCTCCCGGCCCGGCAGGGAATCGGAGCCAGCCGGGTGGCCGGGTCGGGGGCCACGCGTCCCGTGCGACGCGTGGCGCTCAGGACAGCCCGGCCGCCCGTGCGCGTCGGACCGCCGGGCCGATGGCCTCGGCCACCGCCCGGACGTCGGCCTCGGTGGACGTGTGGCCGAGGGAGAAGCGCAGAGTGCCGCGCGCCAGGTCGGGATCGGTGCCGGTGGCCAACAGCACGTGGCTGGGCTGGGCGACGCCCGCCGTGCAGGCCGAGCCGGTGGAGCACTCGATGCCCTGGGCGTCGAGCAACAGCAACAGCGAGTCGCCCTCACAGCCGGGAAACGCGAAGTGCGCGTTGGCCGGGAGCCGACCCGCCGGGGAGGGGTCGCCGCCGAGGACGGCGTCCGGCACCGCGGAGCGGACGGCGTCGACCAGCCCGTCCCGCAGGGCGCCGACGCGAGGGGCGAAGGAGGCGCGCTCATCGTCGGCGATCCGCGCGGCGACGGCGAGTGAGGCGATGGCCGGGACGTCCAGGGTGCCCGACCGGACGTGGCGCTCCTGTCCACCGCCGTGCAGGACGGGGACCGGCGCGTATCCCCTGCCCAGCAGCAGGGCGCCGACGCCGTACGGGCCGCCGATCTTGTGGCCGGACACCGACATCGCGGCGAGCCCCGAGGCCTGAAAGTCGACCGGCAGCTGCCCCACCGCCTGAACCGCGTCCGCGTGCAGAGGGATGTCGAACTCCGCCGCCACCCGCGCCAGTTCGCGCACCGGCTGGACGGTGCCGATCTCGTTGTTCGCCCACATGACGGTCGCGAGCGCGACGCTCCCCGGATCTCGGGCCACGGCCTGACGCAGCGCCTCGGAAGTCACCCGGCCATACCCGTCGACGGGGAGGTACTCGACCGCGGCGCCCTCGTGTTCGCCCAGCCAGTGCACGGCGTCCAGGACGGCGTGGTGCTCCACCGGGCTGGCGAGGACGCGGGTGCGGTTCGGGTCGGCGGCGCGCCTGGCCCAGTACAGGCCCTTGACCGCCAGATTGTCCGCCTCCGTGCCCCCGGAGGTGAAGACCACCTCGCTGGGCCGGGCGCCGAGGGCCTCGGCGAGGGTCTCACGCGCCTCTTCCACGATGCGGCGGGCACGGCGCCCCGCCGAGTGGAGGGAGGAGGCGTTTCCGGTGGCGCCCAGATGCGCGGTGAGCGCCTCGACCGCCTCGGGGAACATCGGGGTGGTCGCGGCGTGGTCGAGGTAAGCCATGGTCCGGCCGATTCTACGGGCCTCTCGTCGGCCCGTCGGCGCCGGCCGCCCGGCGCGGAGCCCCCGCACGGACACGGGGCGTCCGATCCGCCGGGCGCGACGGGCGGACGGCGGCGCGGAGGGGGCGCCGGGCGACGACGCTGTCGGGGGCGGGTCAGGCCAGTCGCACGCGCGCCAGTTGGCGGGACTGGGCGACGAGCCGGTCCGCGCTGTCCCAGACCTCGGCGTCCTCCTCCAGGAAGCCCCCGGCCAGGTTGCGCGTGGCCACGGACACTCGCAGGGGGCCGGGAACGGGACGGCACCGGACGTGCGCGGTGAGTTCGACGGTGGGGACCCATCCCGTCAGTCCCAGCTCGAACGCGGTCGGCGGCAGCGCGTCGACGGCGAGCAGCAGCGAGAACGGGTCGGGGTCGCGTCCGTCGGCGAGACCGAACCACGCCCGCATCTCGCCCCTGCCGGAGGGCTGCCCCAGGGCCCAGCCCAGGGTGGCCGGGTCCAGCTTGAGCCAGAGCCGGTCGGTGATCGCGGAGCTTCCGGAGACCGGCGAGGGGCCGTCCTCGGCGCCGAAGCACTGCTCGGGCGGGGGCATGACGGGGGGACGTGCCGTGGTGCGGACGTCGTCGGGCAAGGCGTCCAGGTCGCCGTAGGAGGCGAGAACCCGGATTCGCTCGACCTCACTGCCGTCCTCCGCGTACTGGTACAGAGAAGCCTGGCCGGTGGAGAGGGTGCGGCCGGTGCGGACGGTCTCGGTGCGTATGACGGCCGGGCCGGGTTGGGACGCCGTCAGGTAGTGCGCCGAGACGGTGAACGGGTCGGAGTGCGGGAGGGCGTCCGCCAGCGCGCGCCCCAGGACGGCGAGGAGATACCCGCCGTTGACGGCACTGATGATCGTCCAACCGGCCGAGAGATCCACGTCGTAGACCCCGGGGGAGCGAGGGACGGGCCTGGTGTCGCGGTCGAACTCGCTGTCGCCGATGGTGGCCCGGACGGCCGGGGCAGGGGATGCGTCGTGCATGCTCCCACGGTACCGCAGGACATTACTAAGCAGTAGCTTTTTCAGGAGAGGTACGGGGTGTGCTCCTCCTCACTCCCCCTCCACCACCGTCGACCTGCGGTTCCACGCCCGCGGCGCGCGCCAGTGGAACCGCAACGCCAACAGGCGCAGGGCGAAGGCGGTCGCCGCCGCGAGGGCGCTGGTCAGGGGGTTCAGCACGTCCAACCGGATACAAAGGGCGACCAACGTGGCCCCCACCACCGCCGGGACGGCGTAGAGATCACGGTCCCAGCGCAGCAGCGAGGGCACTTCGTTGGCGAGCACGTCACGTAGCACGCCCCCGCCGACGGCGGTCGCCAGTCCGAGGCAGGCGGAAGCGGTCAGGCCGAGTCCGAACTCGTAGGCCTTGGTCGTCCCGGTGACGCAGAAGAGCCCGAGTCCGGCGGCGTCGAAGACGTTCACGCCCGCCTGGATTCGCACCACGTGCGGATGCAGGAAGATCACCAGGACGGCGGCGAACAACGGTGTGACGAAGTACCCCAGATCGGTGAATGCCGCCGGCGGCACGGCCCCGATGACCAGGTCCCGGAAGAGTCCGCCGCCCAGCGCCGTGGACTCGGCGAGGACGGCGATGCCGAACACGTCGAAGTTCTTGCGGACCGCCAGCAGCGCGCCGGAGATCGCGAAGACGAAGATGCCGATGAGATCCAGGGTGTGCTGGACGGACGGAGTGAACAGGTTCTGGAGCACCCGGACATTCTGCCCCTCGACCCACCCGCGTCCGCCCGCCCGGCGTGCGGGGCGCGCACCCCTGGGTCCGCGCCCCGCATCACGCGCTAGCGCGTGGTGCCCGGGTCGCCCGGCTTCTCCGGCTTCGTCGCCGTGTCGGACGCCTCGGGCGCGTCCGACACGGCTCGCGCGGGCCCGGCGACCGGCTCCCTCCCGGGCCCCGGCTCCGGCACGGTCGCCCCCTCGGGCGCCGACTCGGAGTCGGAACCGCCCGAGGACGTCTCCCCCTCGTGGGCGTCGTCCTCGGGCGCCGCCTGCGCCGGCTCACGCGCCGGAGGCACCGTGGTCCCGGTGGCCGGCCCGAGCGTCCCGTCGGCGATCTCCGCTGCGAAGTGGCAGGCCACCCGGTGTCCGTCGCCCGTGTCGAGGAGTTCGGGCCGCTCGATCGCGCACCGCTCCCGCGCCCAGGGGCAACGGGTGTGGAAGCGACAACCGGTGGGCGGGTCGGCGGGCGAGGGAAGGTCACCGGCGAGAAGGATGCGCTCGCGTCGGTCCTCGACGTCCGGATCGGGAACCGGCACCGCGGACATGAGCGCCTTGGTGTAGGGGTGGCGAGGCTGCGCGTAGAGCACGTCGCTCGGGGCCTCCTCCACGAGCGCGCCCAGGTACATCACCCCGATCACGTCGGAGATGTGCCGGACCACCGCCAGGTCGTGGGCGATCACCACGTAGGTCAGGCCCAGTTCCTCCTGGAGCTCCGCCAGCAGATTGACGACCTGGGCCTGGATGGAGACGTCGAGCGCCGAGACGGGCTCGTCGCAGATGATCACGTCCGGTTCCAGGACCAGCGCGCGCGCGATGCCGATGCGCTGCCGCTGTCCGCCGGAGAACTCGTGAGGATAGCGAGAGAGCGAGTCGGCCGGGAGGCCCACCCGGGCCAGGATCTTCTTGATCTTCTCCCGGCGTTCCTCCTGCGTGGCCCCGATGCCGTGGGCCAACATCCCCTCGGTGAGTATCGACTCGATGTTCTGCCGCGGGTTGAGCGAGCCCAGCGGGTCCTGGAAGACCATCTGGAGCCGACGCCGAAAGCGACGCATCTCCTCGGGGGGCAGCTTCGCCAGGTCCGTCCCGTCGAGCAGCACCTCACCCTCGGTGATGTCGACCAGCCGCAGCACGGCCCGCCCCAGGGTGGTCTTGCCGCAGCCCGACTCCCCGACCAGTCCGTAGGTCCGGCCCGCCTCGACCTTCAACGAGACACCGTCGACGGCGTGGACGTGCCCGACCACGCGGTCGACCAGGATGCCCTTCTTGACCGGGAAATGGACCTTGACGCCATCCAGTTCGAGCAGGCTCATGCGGGGACCTCCTCGGCCCGTGCGGCGTGGGGTACGGGGTTGGCACAGCGCACCTGGTGCCCGGCCTCGCGGGGCGCAGTGAGGGGCGGCGGACCGCCCAGGCATTCCAGCTCGTAGCGGTCGCACCGGGGGGCGAAGGCGCATCCGTCGACCCAGGAGATGCGGTCGTTGATCGAACCGCGCACCGGCGTGAGCGGCTCGCCGCGCGGGGCGTCCAAGCGGGGTATGGATCCGAGCAGGCCGTGGGCGTAGGGGTGAGTGGGGTCCGCGAACAGGGCACGCCGTTCGGCGGACTCGACCACCTTGCCCGCGTAGAGCACATTGACCTGGTCGCACAGGCCGGCGACCACACCGAGGTCGTGGGTGATCATCAGTAGGGCGGTGCCCTCCTGATCCACCAGTTCCTTGAGCAGGTCCAGGATCTGGGCCTGGATGGTCACGTCGAGGGCGGTGGTGGGCTCGTCGGCGACGAGCAGGGCCGGAGCGCAGGCCACCGCCATGGCGATGAGCGCGCGCTGACGCATGCCGCCCGACATCTGGTGCGGATACTCCCGCAGCCGGCGGGTCGGGTCCGGGATGCCGACGCGGTCCAGCAGGTGCGCCGCCTCCTTGCGGGCCGCCTCCCCCTTCAGACCCCGGTGACGGAGCAGGATCTCCGTGACCTGCACCCCGATGGGGACGACCGGGTTCAGCGAGGACAACGGGTCCTGGAAGATCATGGCGATCCGGCTGCCCCGCAGGTCGCGCAGGGCGCCGCGGTCCATGGTGAGCAGATCGGAGCCGTCGAAGTCGGCTCTTCCCTGGACGCGTACCCCCTTGCGGGGCAGCAGTCCCATCAGCGCCAGCGAGGTGACGGACTTGCCGCAGCCGGACTCGCCGACCAGGCCGACGACCTGGCCCTGGTCGACGGAGAAGGAGACGCCGTCGACCGCGCGGGATTCCTCGCGGCCCTGCCCGCCGAAGGCGACGGTGAGTTCGTCCACTGAGAGAAGTGACATGTTCAGCCTCGCAGCTTCGGGTCGAGGGCTTCCCGCATGGCCTCGCCGAGCAGGGTGAAGCCGAGGGCGGTGATGATGATGCCGACCGCCGGGTAGACCGCCATCAGCGGGGCGTTGTCGAAGAACCGCTGGGCCTGGGCCAGCATGACGCCCCATTCGGGAACCGCCGGGTCGGGGTTGCCGAGACCCAGGTAGGAGAGCGCGGCGGCCTCGATGATGGCGGTGGCCAGGGAGAGGGTCGCCTGGACGATCACCGGGCTCAACGAGTTGGGCATGATCTGGGTGAGGACGATGCGTCGCCTGCGCACCCCCAGGGAACGGGCGGCCAGGACGTAGTCGCTGCCGCCCTGGGCGAGCATCGAGCCGCGCAGCAGCCGAGCGAAGATCGGCACCTGCACGACACCTACCGCGATCATCACCGTGGTCAGGGACTGGCCCAGGACGGCGGCCACGGAGACGGCCAGCAGCAGCGACGGCAGCGCCAGCATCATGTCCGTGACCCGCATGACGACGGAGTCGACACGCCGACCGGTCTCGCCGCCCAAGGTGGCGGCGGCCCCGGAGAGCCCCCCGACGACGAAGCCCACGGTGAGCCCGATCAGCGTCGAGACGACCCCGACCAGCAGGGTCTGCCGGGCCCCCACGAGCATCCGCGAGAACATGTCCCGACCCAGGTGGTCGAGACCCAACCAGTTCTCCCCCCGCGGGCCGACGAACTGGCCCTGGTTGACCAGCACGTCGCCGCGCCAGGTCTGGGCGGTCGGACTGAACGGCGCGACCCACGGGCCGACGACGGCGAGCACCACGAAGACGGCGATGACACCGGCCCCGATGATCGCCATCTTGCTGGACCTCAGTCGACGGAACGCCTCCCGCCACAGGCTGGCCCCGGCGGTGGACTCGTGGTGTGCGGTGAGCTCCGCGAGGCGTTGGATCTTGTCGGTCTTGGTGCTCACGTCAGTGCACCCGCACTCTCGGGTCGATGAGGCTGTACGCCACGTCCACCAGAAGGTTGATCAGGACGTAGGTGATCGCGATGAACATGATGAAGCCGACGAGCACCGGATAGTCGCGGCCGTCGATCGCCCTTCTGATGAAGGAGCCGATGCCGCCGAAGGAGAAGACGGACTCGGTGAGCACCGCTCCCGAGAGCAGCGAGCCGGTGAGAAGACCGACGGCGGT contains:
- a CDS encoding oligopeptide/dipeptide ABC transporter ATP-binding protein, with product MSLLELDGVKVHFPVKKGILVDRVVGHVHAVDGVSLKVEAGRTYGLVGESGCGKTTLGRAVLRLVDITEGEVLLDGTDLAKLPPEEMRRFRRRLQMVFQDPLGSLNPRQNIESILTEGMLAHGIGATQEERREKIKKILARVGLPADSLSRYPHEFSGGQRQRIGIARALVLEPDVIICDEPVSALDVSIQAQVVNLLAELQEELGLTYVVIAHDLAVVRHISDVIGVMYLGALVEEAPSDVLYAQPRHPYTKALMSAVPVPDPDVEDRRERILLAGDLPSPADPPTGCRFHTRCPWARERCAIERPELLDTGDGHRVACHFAAEIADGTLGPATGTTVPPAREPAQAAPEDDAHEGETSSGGSDSESAPEGATVPEPGPGREPVAGPARAVSDAPEASDTATKPEKPGDPGTTR
- a CDS encoding peptidoglycan recognition family protein: MSASSRPPRGSGREADGTAGGTGRVGRRALIVGGAAAAAGAVALTHDGWSRLWWRVPGVARPRTPGEVDHVGARWIAASEANWRRADRPDDYGIDRVVVHVTQGSLASAVSAFRNPGHRAAAHYIVGQDGRVTQMIRELDVAYHAGDRDYNEHSVGIEHEGFVDRPEDLTDAMYEASARLTAGICARYGIPTDRDHLVGHVEVPGTDHTDPGPHWDWDRYLALVRRARTAPSPRPSPSGSPV
- a CDS encoding thioesterase family protein, which produces MHDASPAPAVRATIGDSEFDRDTRPVPRSPGVYDVDLSAGWTIISAVNGGYLLAVLGRALADALPHSDPFTVSAHYLTASQPGPAVIRTETVRTGRTLSTGQASLYQYAEDGSEVERIRVLASYGDLDALPDDVRTTARPPVMPPPEQCFGAEDGPSPVSGSSAITDRLWLKLDPATLGWALGQPSGRGEMRAWFGLADGRDPDPFSLLLAVDALPPTAFELGLTGWVPTVELTAHVRCRPVPGPLRVSVATRNLAGGFLEEDAEVWDSADRLVAQSRQLARVRLA
- a CDS encoding methionine synthase yields the protein MNDDIRPGPATGVGSLPGSDAREAARTAIGAFEDFPFLPELPARGPGADMIGRSAGLLVELYARLEPSGWRLGDHPGRDTRRARSWLGEDLDALEEFGRGYRGPLKVQAVGPWTLAASLELRNGEAVLSDAGARRDLAASLAEGLRLHLDEVGSRVPGAQVVLQLDEPSLAPVLRGRVRTASGYRTHRAVDRQEAEAVLRDVLGACEGTTLVHSCAPEVPFGLLRRAGAAGISFDFSLLTERDDEAIGEAVEGGTRLYAGVVPATDGPLSDPAGSVMGVRTLWRRLGLSPGLLSEAVTITPACGLAGASPEYARRALARCVRAARSLADDPE
- a CDS encoding SDR family oxidoreductase, whose translation is MATHVITGAGSGIGAAVARRLHARGDDLVLHARDAGRARELAAAFPGASTLVGDLAEPDRLSWALSHQTPPDRVDSLLHIAGVVELGHVGELTPKAWRRQFDINLASPAELTRLLLPQIRAARGHVVFLNSGSGLRANAGWAAYAASKHGLKALADSLRLEEHSAGVRVTSVYPGRTATPMQVEVHRYEGKEYRPENWIDPESVATTVLTALDLPRDAEINDLTVRTGR
- a CDS encoding ABC transporter ATP-binding protein produces the protein MSLLSVDELTVAFGGQGREESRAVDGVSFSVDQGQVVGLVGESGCGKSVTSLALMGLLPRKGVRVQGRADFDGSDLLTMDRGALRDLRGSRIAMIFQDPLSSLNPVVPIGVQVTEILLRHRGLKGEAARKEAAHLLDRVGIPDPTRRLREYPHQMSGGMRQRALIAMAVACAPALLVADEPTTALDVTIQAQILDLLKELVDQEGTALLMITHDLGVVAGLCDQVNVLYAGKVVESAERRALFADPTHPYAHGLLGSIPRLDAPRGEPLTPVRGSINDRISWVDGCAFAPRCDRYELECLGGPPPLTAPREAGHQVRCANPVPHAARAEEVPA
- the mnmA gene encoding tRNA 2-thiouridine(34) synthase MnmA, producing the protein MTDSPQRPRPLRVLAAMSGGVDSAVAAARAAEAGHEVTGVHLALSANPQSFRTGARGCCTIEDSRDARRAADVIGIPFYVWDLADRFREDVVEDFVAEYRAGRTPNPCLRCNEKIKFAALLDKALALGFDAVCTGHYARVVTRADGARELHRASDAAKDQSYVLGVLDDRQLAHAMFPLGDTTTTKDEIREEAERRGLAVAKKPDSHDICFIADGDTQGFLAARLGRSEGDILDESGNRLGTHEGAHGFTIGQRKGLRIGTPAADGKPRYVLDISPVDNTVTVGPAEALDVVSLRAIKPRWCGLAPTGRDEYTAQLRAHGGETEVTAEPVGDGLEVSFAQPVRGVAPGQAIVLYAGTRVVGSATIAATTRAGDAAPAV
- a CDS encoding ABC transporter permease, coding for MSTKTDKIQRLAELTAHHESTAGASLWREAFRRLRSSKMAIIGAGVIAVFVVLAVVGPWVAPFSPTAQTWRGDVLVNQGQFVGPRGENWLGLDHLGRDMFSRMLVGARQTLLVGVVSTLIGLTVGFVVGGLSGAAATLGGETGRRVDSVVMRVTDMMLALPSLLLAVSVAAVLGQSLTTVMIAVGVVQVPIFARLLRGSMLAQGGSDYVLAARSLGVRRRRIVLTQIMPNSLSPVIVQATLSLATAIIEAAALSYLGLGNPDPAVPEWGVMLAQAQRFFDNAPLMAVYPAVGIIITALGFTLLGEAMREALDPKLRG
- a CDS encoding trimeric intracellular cation channel family protein, translating into MLQNLFTPSVQHTLDLIGIFVFAISGALLAVRKNFDVFGIAVLAESTALGGGLFRDLVIGAVPPAAFTDLGYFVTPLFAAVLVIFLHPHVVRIQAGVNVFDAAGLGLFCVTGTTKAYEFGLGLTASACLGLATAVGGGVLRDVLANEVPSLLRWDRDLYAVPAVVGATLVALCIRLDVLNPLTSALAAATAFALRLLALRFHWRAPRAWNRRSTVVEGE
- a CDS encoding cysteine desulfurase family protein, coding for MAYLDHAATTPMFPEAVEALTAHLGATGNASSLHSAGRRARRIVEEARETLAEALGARPSEVVFTSGGTEADNLAVKGLYWARRAADPNRTRVLASPVEHHAVLDAVHWLGEHEGAAVEYLPVDGYGRVTSEALRQAVARDPGSVALATVMWANNEIGTVQPVRELARVAAEFDIPLHADAVQAVGQLPVDFQASGLAAMSVSGHKIGGPYGVGALLLGRGYAPVPVLHGGGQERHVRSGTLDVPAIASLAVAARIADDERASFAPRVGALRDGLVDAVRSAVPDAVLGGDPSPAGRLPANAHFAFPGCEGDSLLLLLDAQGIECSTGSACTAGVAQPSHVLLATGTDPDLARGTLRFSLGHTSTEADVRAVAEAIGPAVRRARAAGLS